ATTGATGACAAACAGTTTTGTAGAATCTTTGAACCCGAAACAAAAAGAAGCCGTCGTTTATTGCGATGGTCATGAACTTGTTTTAGCGGGAGCAGGTAGCGGAAAGACCCGTGTACTGACAACTAAAATAGCTTATTTGATTGATGAGAAAAATATTTTGCCATGGCGTATTTTAGCTCTTACTTTTACAAACAAAGCAGCAAAAGAGATGAGAGGTCGAGTCGAGAAACTACTGGGTTCGAATCTTAAGGGGATGGAAGTCTCAACATTCCATGCCTATGGTCTGAGATTTTTGCACAGATACGGAGACGCTCTGGAAGAACTTGGATATTCGCGTAATTTTGTAATTTTTGATAGAAGTGATGTTAAGACTATTTTAAAGAAGATATATAGAGATATGGATATAGATCCGCAGAAATTGAATATAGGTGAGGCCATTGAGATAATTTCAATGGGCAAGACAAATGCAAATCCTGTTTCGAGAGAGCCTGCAATAAGTCCCAAGTGGCGTGAAGTTTACGACCGTTATCAAAAAGAACTTTTGCGGCATAACGCGTTAGATTTTGATGATTTATTGGTTTTGCCTTTGCATATATTGGCAATCAACAAAGATGTCAGAGAAAAAGAGAGGTCTCGATTAGATTGGATTTTGGTGGATGAATATCAGGACGTAAACACCACTCAGTATCTTTTGCTCAGATGCCTTGTAGATGCAGGTCGGAAGATTATGGTGGTCGGAGATCCGGATCAATCTATATATGGTTGGCGCGGAGCCGATATGAATATGATATTAAATTTTGAGAAGGACTTTAATAATGTAAAGGTTATAATTTTAGATCAGAATTATCGTTCTACAAACAATATTTTAAGCGGAGCAAATAATGTTATAAAAAACAACAGAGAAAGATACCCAAAGGATCTTTGGACTGACTCCGGCTCAGGTCAAGCCATTAAAATCTACAGAGCTAAGAATGACTTAGATGAATCTGAATGGATAGCAAAGAAAATAGAGTCGCTAATCGATGACGGGTACGATTATAATGAAATAGCTATTTTGTATCGCATGAACGTTTTAAGTAGAGGGCTTGAACAGGCACTGTTAGAACGGACACTGCCGTATCATGTGATAAGAGGGTTGGCTTTCTATGAAAGAGCAGAGGTAAAAGATGTTCTTTCAATGATGCGTCTGGCAGTGAATCCGAGAGATACAGTTTCTCTCTCTCGTGTCGCTAATATACCCCCTAGAGGGTTAGGTAAAAAGAGCGTAGAACAGTTGACTTCCCAGCTAGCATTAATGGGTGAATTAGAACCTGAAGATATTTGGAGAGAAATAGGGAAAACAGGTGGCGGTTTAAAGGGAAAAGCAAAAACAGGAACAGAAAGCTTGGCACACGATATGATTAACATTCTTAACGATGCTTCCGATCTCCGAACCGTTGTAGAAAATATTTTATATTTAAATAAATATGAAGAGTATTTGAAAACAAAGCATACCGAGGATTGGGAATCGCGAGTAGAAAACGTTCTTGAAATACTGTCTCTAGTTCCTGAAGATGGCGATGTTGCTCAAGTGTTGACCGAGATTCCTTTATATACGGATCAGGACACGATGGTCGAGCAGTTGGACGGAATAAATCTATTGACTCTTCATGCGGCAAAGGGATTAGAATTTCCGGTAGTTTTTCTTGTTGGCATGGAGGAGGGAATCTTTCCAAGTATTCGTTCTGTTGAAGGAGAGTCTGATTTATCAGAAGAGCGTAGACTTTGTTACGTGGGAATGACACGAGCGAAAGAAAAATTATTTATGTCTTCATCTGCTAGTAGGCTTTTGTTTGGTTCAATTCAAAGAAATAGGGTTTCAAGATTTGTTGGGGAGATACCAAGTGATTATACATATATAGAAGATGCCACTTATGGAGGTACATATCGTGTTGACGATAGGTTTAACAGGCGACGTTGGCGCTGGTAAGAGCACTCTCAGCCGAGTGTTGAAAAGATTGGGAGCAACTGTTTTTGATGCCGATAGTGTGGCACGCAACTTATGGAAATTGTCGGAAGTTCGTAGAGCGGCTGAAAAACGTTGGGGCAAGGATTTCTTTAAGGACAAAAACAGTGTGGTTTATTCAAAAATAGCAAATATAATATTTAATGATGAAGATGAATATGAGTTCGTCACGAAATTACTGCATAAGCGTACTTTAGATGAATTAAAGTCTCTTATAGAAGAGAGCGATGGACTCGTAATTGTAGAGATTCCATTGCTGTTCGAATGTGGTATAAGTGATTGGTTTGACGGAATAGTGTATGTGGCTGCCGATATTGATAAAAGAAGCGAACTTATTGCCAGAAGAAATTGGAATCTAGAAGAAGTTCAGAGACGCGAAGCCAAAATGATGTCACGTGAAGAAAAGATGTCTCGTTCAGACTGGATACTGGAAAATAAGGGGTCGTTAAAAGAATGGAAAGCAAAATCAAAAGAGCTTGGGAAATTGCTTTTGTCTAAAGTTTAGAAGAATCTTTGTTTTTTAAGATTTCATGCTTATTTAAAAAATATAGAATAGTTCCTCCCAAGCACGCTCCGGGAACGCTGCTAATGAGGAAAGATATAGAAAGAATAGGGAATCCCATTTTTCCACCGACTATCGGACCAAGTATGACAGCACTGACCCAAGCACCTATTATGCCGGTTCCAATTGGTTCAGCTATAAAGGATGCAATCTTGAACTTTTGAGGTAAAAATTTTGCTGTAATGCCAACAAATAAAGCACCAAAAATACTACCTGGGAAGGCAAACAGACTTCCTGTTCCAAGCATATTTCTTATTAGACTGGTGATAAATGCTGAACAGACGGCCCAGAATGGACCTAAGATTACGCCTCCTATAACGTTAATGGTATGTTGAAATGGGAAGCACTTTGTAAGGCCTACTGGGATGGATACCACGGACAATAAAACCCCTGCAGCCGCTAGAATCCCGGCTAGTATTGGTTTTTTATAGAATAATTTTGTTTTATTTATTTGAAGTATTATAAATGTTCCTCTCTTTGAATCAAGTATTTTGACTGTGATTATCCGATTAGCTAGTCTGTTTGTCAAACC
The sequence above is a segment of the Synergistaceae bacterium genome. Coding sequences within it:
- a CDS encoding UvrD-helicase domain-containing protein codes for the protein MTNSFVESLNPKQKEAVVYCDGHELVLAGAGSGKTRVLTTKIAYLIDEKNILPWRILALTFTNKAAKEMRGRVEKLLGSNLKGMEVSTFHAYGLRFLHRYGDALEELGYSRNFVIFDRSDVKTILKKIYRDMDIDPQKLNIGEAIEIISMGKTNANPVSREPAISPKWREVYDRYQKELLRHNALDFDDLLVLPLHILAINKDVREKERSRLDWILVDEYQDVNTTQYLLLRCLVDAGRKIMVVGDPDQSIYGWRGADMNMILNFEKDFNNVKVIILDQNYRSTNNILSGANNVIKNNRERYPKDLWTDSGSGQAIKIYRAKNDLDESEWIAKKIESLIDDGYDYNEIAILYRMNVLSRGLEQALLERTLPYHVIRGLAFYERAEVKDVLSMMRLAVNPRDTVSLSRVANIPPRGLGKKSVEQLTSQLALMGELEPEDIWREIGKTGGGLKGKAKTGTESLAHDMINILNDASDLRTVVENILYLNKYEEYLKTKHTEDWESRVENVLEILSLVPEDGDVAQVLTEIPLYTDQDTMVEQLDGINLLTLHAAKGLEFPVVFLVGMEEGIFPSIRSVEGESDLSEERRLCYVGMTRAKEKLFMSSSASRLLFGSIQRNRVSRFVGEIPSDYTYIEDATYGGTYRVDDRFNRRRWRW
- the coaE gene encoding dephospho-CoA kinase (Dephospho-CoA kinase (CoaE) performs the final step in coenzyme A biosynthesis.), whose product is MLTIGLTGDVGAGKSTLSRVLKRLGATVFDADSVARNLWKLSEVRRAAEKRWGKDFFKDKNSVVYSKIANIIFNDEDEYEFVTKLLHKRTLDELKSLIEESDGLVIVEIPLLFECGISDWFDGIVYVAADIDKRSELIARRNWNLEEVQRREAKMMSREEKMSRSDWILENKGSLKEWKAKSKELGKLLLSKV
- the thiW gene encoding energy coupling factor transporter S component ThiW; this encodes MNKTKLFYKKPILAGILAAAGVLLSVVSIPVGLTKCFPFQHTINVIGGVILGPFWAVCSAFITSLIRNMLGTGSLFAFPGSIFGALFVGITAKFLPQKFKIASFIAEPIGTGIIGAWVSAVILGPIVGGKMGFPILSISFLISSVPGACLGGTILYFLNKHEILKNKDSSKL